A part of Maridesulfovibrio hydrothermalis AM13 = DSM 14728 genomic DNA contains:
- the cdaA gene encoding diadenylate cyclase CdaA, whose amino-acid sequence MFEFLGFQISWKELLDISLVAVVYFYVILLVRGTRAAAVIWGLLLLLLVYYISDVFGLYTLNWLLTNFLSSIFLVIIVLFQRDIRKGLAQMGAGRLWRKKDFEIAVIDEICSAMDSMARQKIGALVVIQKNVPLGDIIEKGVEVNGRVSKQLLINIFWPDTPLHDGAVVINSSSIVAASCILPLAQVSTRQSAIGTRHRAALGISEETDAIALVVSEERGTISAAIGGKLTTSLDIVRLKRVLKNILK is encoded by the coding sequence ATGTTTGAGTTTTTAGGTTTTCAGATTTCATGGAAAGAGCTGCTTGATATCAGTCTGGTGGCTGTTGTCTATTTTTATGTAATACTGCTTGTGCGTGGAACGCGTGCGGCAGCTGTAATCTGGGGCCTTCTTCTCTTGCTTCTCGTGTACTATATTTCTGATGTTTTCGGTCTTTATACGCTTAACTGGTTGCTTACCAATTTCCTCAGTTCTATTTTTCTGGTGATCATTGTCCTTTTTCAGCGCGACATCCGCAAAGGCTTGGCTCAGATGGGAGCAGGGCGTTTGTGGCGCAAAAAGGATTTTGAAATAGCTGTAATTGATGAAATTTGTTCTGCAATGGATTCAATGGCCCGTCAGAAAATAGGCGCGCTTGTGGTCATTCAGAAAAATGTGCCGCTGGGCGATATTATCGAAAAGGGGGTTGAGGTTAACGGGCGGGTGAGTAAGCAGTTGCTGATTAATATTTTCTGGCCTGATACTCCGCTTCATGACGGTGCTGTGGTTATTAATTCGAGCAGTATTGTTGCTGCATCCTGCATTTTGCCGCTGGCACAAGTGTCTACCCGGCAAAGTGCTATAGGAACCCGCCATAGGGCCGCTCTGGGCATAAGTGAGGAAACTGATGCCATCGCGCTTGTTGTTTCGGAGGAACGGGGTACAATCTCCGCTGCTATCGGCGGCAAGCTTACTACCAGTCTGGATATCGTCCGGCTGAAACGTGTACTTAAAAACATACTGAAATAA
- the glmM gene encoding phosphoglucosamine mutase has protein sequence MSKRLFGTDGLRGQVNIFPMTPEVVMRLGLAAGYYFRNGKQRHKVIIGKDTRLSGYVFESALTSGLCAMGMDVFQVGPMPTPAVSFLTRNMRADLGIVISASHNPFMDNGIKFFDSNGYKLPDSVEDEISAMVMSGDSNWDYPQSENVGRASKIEDARGRYIVYLKYSFPHDMTLKGVKMVLDSANGATYSLGHMFEELGAEVVRIGDKPDGLNINDKCGSMYPEVMGRRVVEEHADIGLAMDGDGDRLIVVDEKGQVLDGDQIMALCAADLMERGKLAKNMLVSTVMSNMALENFMKERGGVMLRTPVGDRYVVEAMCREGAVLGGEQSGHLIFREYSTTGDGLLAALQLLRILCVKNRPLSELSGLLELYPQKLQNVHVQQKVPFDEVPAIQKALKQVEQDLAGKGRVLLRYSGTESVARVMVEAQDSDKVELYTSELAEVLEKHLR, from the coding sequence ATGAGTAAACGTTTGTTTGGAACTGACGGCCTGCGTGGTCAGGTGAATATATTTCCTATGACCCCTGAAGTAGTTATGCGTCTCGGCCTTGCTGCCGGTTATTATTTCAGAAATGGAAAACAGCGTCATAAAGTAATCATCGGTAAAGATACCCGACTTTCAGGATATGTTTTTGAGTCGGCCCTGACTTCCGGGCTTTGCGCTATGGGGATGGATGTTTTTCAGGTCGGGCCTATGCCCACTCCGGCTGTATCTTTTCTTACCAGAAATATGCGCGCTGACCTTGGAATTGTTATTTCCGCATCACATAATCCGTTTATGGATAACGGTATTAAGTTTTTTGATTCCAATGGGTACAAGCTTCCGGACAGTGTTGAAGATGAAATATCCGCTATGGTTATGTCCGGTGACAGCAACTGGGATTATCCGCAGTCTGAGAATGTGGGACGGGCATCTAAAATTGAAGATGCCCGTGGTCGCTATATTGTCTATTTAAAGTATAGTTTTCCACATGATATGACACTTAAAGGTGTAAAAATGGTGCTTGATAGTGCCAACGGGGCAACCTATAGTCTCGGGCATATGTTCGAAGAGCTTGGCGCCGAGGTTGTCAGAATAGGTGATAAGCCTGATGGGCTGAATATCAATGACAAGTGTGGTTCCATGTATCCTGAAGTTATGGGGCGGAGAGTTGTTGAGGAGCACGCCGATATCGGACTGGCAATGGACGGTGACGGTGACCGTTTGATTGTTGTTGATGAAAAAGGACAAGTGCTCGACGGTGATCAGATAATGGCTCTTTGCGCTGCCGATCTTATGGAGCGGGGCAAGCTGGCTAAAAATATGCTGGTATCGACCGTTATGAGTAATATGGCTCTGGAAAATTTTATGAAAGAGCGTGGCGGCGTTATGCTCAGAACCCCCGTGGGTGACAGGTATGTCGTTGAAGCCATGTGTCGTGAAGGTGCGGTACTCGGTGGTGAACAGTCCGGACATTTGATTTTCCGGGAATACAGCACCACCGGCGATGGACTGCTTGCAGCCTTACAGTTATTGCGTATACTATGCGTGAAAAACAGGCCGCTTTCAGAACTTTCCGGACTGCTTGAGCTTTACCCTCAGAAATTACAGAATGTTCATGTGCAGCAAAAGGTTCCTTTTGACGAAGTTCCCGCTATTCAAAAAGCTCTGAAGCAGGTGGAACAGGATCTGGCCGGAAAAGGTAGAGTTCTTTTGCGTTATTCCGGCACTGAGTCTGTTGCCAGAGTCATGGTTGAAGCTCAGGACAGTGATAAAGTGGAACTTTATACTTCTGAACTTGCAGAAGTTCTTGAAAAACATTTACGTTAA
- a CDS encoding CdaR family protein, whose translation MTAQRWKIAALAFMMSVLTWYLVTGRDLVETWVEFPMEIINPPQGMIIRDGMITKVSARLRGPKGLIRNLDTKKLAYSLDTGHLVVGNNPVDIIPERLGLGSALEVVEIKPSHINLVMDMYVKKNVSVIPTWKGELHRDYTLKTKYSEPVEVTLRGPASILKRIAQIRTQPIMFDTDSPGNWSGEVPLDLPDEVEANPGTVNVFIEFAVRKGKMWIKVPLYILGPDDIDFAVSQNYVRLLVEGPKPFFRRNGFRDEITASIDLNATIPAGENVVPFDVSLPKGCTVIKTKPEAITVTISRQTPETL comes from the coding sequence ATGACAGCACAGCGTTGGAAAATAGCGGCTCTGGCTTTCATGATGTCCGTTTTAACCTGGTATCTGGTTACCGGACGTGACCTTGTGGAAACGTGGGTTGAATTTCCTATGGAGATAATTAATCCTCCGCAGGGAATGATTATCCGTGACGGTATGATCACTAAAGTTTCAGCGCGACTCAGAGGGCCGAAGGGGCTTATTCGTAATCTGGATACCAAAAAGCTTGCTTATTCTCTTGATACAGGACATCTCGTGGTTGGTAACAATCCGGTAGATATTATCCCTGAACGCCTTGGATTGGGCAGTGCTTTGGAGGTTGTGGAGATTAAGCCTTCGCATATCAATCTTGTCATGGATATGTATGTGAAAAAGAATGTGTCTGTCATCCCTACATGGAAAGGGGAGCTGCACCGTGATTATACGCTCAAGACAAAGTACAGTGAACCGGTCGAGGTGACTCTGCGCGGGCCGGCATCCATTTTGAAAAGAATTGCGCAGATCCGCACTCAGCCTATTATGTTTGATACTGATTCTCCGGGAAACTGGAGTGGTGAGGTTCCGCTTGACCTGCCTGATGAAGTAGAAGCCAATCCGGGCACGGTTAATGTTTTCATTGAGTTTGCCGTGAGAAAAGGAAAAATGTGGATCAAAGTCCCGTTATATATTTTGGGACCGGATGATATTGACTTTGCAGTCAGTCAGAATTACGTCAGACTTCTTGTGGAAGGGCCGAAACCCTTTTTCCGTAGAAACGGATTCAGAGATGAAATAACTGCTTCAATTGATCTCAACGCGACTATTCCAGCTGGTGAAAATGTCGTTCCCTTTGATGTCAGCCTGCCTAAAGGCTGCACTGTAATAAAGACCAAGCCAGAAGCAATAACTGTAACAATATCGAGACAGACACCTGAAACTCTTTAA